One part of the Nitrospinota bacterium genome encodes these proteins:
- a CDS encoding 4'-phosphopantetheinyl transferase superfamily protein codes for MEILVSRVQRRIEGGEWERLVNKLSAEMRADVERFRKWQDRHLALAGKLLIAKALELVGRDPEEIRLVKTNEFGRPFISGNFDFNLSHSGQIAVCAISSTCRLGVDVEIVRDVDISGFERYFSADEMESVKKAQDPLARFFRIWTMKESAIKADGRGLSIPLEEVRLMDGAARIHGKLWYITPVSVGEGHICHAAFDRHGEPVIVKQAQIF; via the coding sequence ATGGAGATTCTGGTCAGCCGTGTCCAGCGGCGGATTGAAGGGGGGGAATGGGAGCGGCTTGTCAACAAACTCTCGGCTGAAATGAGAGCGGATGTGGAACGTTTCAGAAAATGGCAGGACCGGCATCTTGCGCTGGCGGGAAAACTTCTGATCGCCAAGGCCCTTGAACTTGTTGGCCGCGATCCGGAAGAGATACGGCTGGTAAAAACAAACGAGTTCGGCCGGCCGTTTATCAGCGGGAACTTTGATTTCAACCTTTCACATTCCGGCCAGATCGCCGTGTGCGCGATAAGTTCAACTTGCCGGCTGGGAGTGGACGTGGAAATTGTCCGGGATGTGGACATTTCCGGTTTTGAAAGATACTTCTCCGCCGATGAAATGGAATCAGTCAAAAAGGCGCAAGACCCCCTGGCCCGGTTTTTCCGGATATGGACGATGAAAGAGAGCGCCATCAAGGCCGACGGCAGAGGGCTTTCGATACCTTTGGAGGAAGTGCGGCTTATGGACGGCGCGGCGCGGATCCACGGCAAACTATGGTATATCACCCCCGTCAGCGTGGGGGAAGGTCACATATGCCACGCCGCTTTTGACAGGCATGGCGAGCCTGTCATCGTCAAACAGGCCCAAATCTTTTAA
- a CDS encoding prohibitin family protein, with amino-acid sequence MEEKKTLRQRIRERLYRNLPYLIILSITLIFLFILFFPRIVITIHAGRAGVLYKRLTVGTVTDYVYPEGLYLIAPWNRMYIYNVRKQVVTKDYSFMTAKGLPVTLTISIRYQPDYDFLGYLHKSLGPDYLDVVVWPSVEATIRQVISKLNVEEVYSTQESVLSKLVNEALDDAASGFVMIDDVLIRKVSLPANIQTAVEKKLTNEQEFQAYEFILKKEAQEAERKRIEARGIRDFQATVKETLNADVLKLRGVMATEQLATSQNAKTIVIGGGKDGLPVILNGKE; translated from the coding sequence ATGGAAGAAAAGAAAACGCTAAGACAAAGGATCAGGGAACGGCTGTACCGGAACCTGCCTTACCTGATAATACTTTCCATAACCCTGATATTCCTGTTCATATTATTCTTCCCCAGGATTGTGATAACCATCCACGCCGGCCGGGCCGGGGTGCTGTACAAAAGGCTGACGGTGGGAACCGTGACCGACTATGTGTACCCTGAAGGGCTGTACCTTATCGCCCCATGGAACAGGATGTACATCTACAACGTGCGCAAGCAGGTGGTGACGAAGGACTACAGTTTCATGACGGCCAAGGGGCTGCCGGTGACGCTCACCATATCCATACGCTATCAGCCGGACTACGATTTCCTCGGGTACCTGCACAAATCGCTGGGTCCGGACTATCTGGACGTGGTGGTGTGGCCCAGCGTGGAGGCGACGATAAGGCAGGTCATCAGCAAGTTGAACGTGGAGGAGGTCTATTCCACGCAGGAATCGGTGCTAAGCAAGCTTGTCAACGAGGCGCTGGACGACGCCGCCAGCGGATTTGTGATGATCGACGATGTTCTTATAAGGAAGGTGAGCCTTCCCGCCAACATCCAGACGGCGGTGGAAAAGAAGCTCACCAACGAACAGGAGTTCCAGGCGTATGAGTTCATCCTGAAGAAAGAGGCGCAGGAGGCGGAGCGCAAGCGCATAGAGGCGCGAGGCATAAGAGACTTCCAGGCGACCGTGAAGGAGACGCTGAACGCCGACGTGCTCAAGCTTCGCGGAGTGATGGCCACCGAGCAGCTGGCGACATCCCAGAACGCCAAGACGATAGTGATCGGCGGAGGCAAGGACGGGCTGCCTGTGATATTGAATGGCAAAGAATGA
- a CDS encoding ABC transporter substrate-binding protein, which translates to MSCQDGQSTGAVRNARVMDSGEAVIGIVYPREKTGESFANGALLAVDEINARGGIMGKKLALEIMDDRGDPRVSVEMAKKIAKDMDIIAVIGHLSSDAAIASSLAYHINDMLFMAPQAASPYLTMHKFETVFRTISSDRLVAAKALEYMKNKGLTKLIIANEQSRYGVDLSHLMIAHSKEFGITVVSQKNYFNADTDFRRGLIGMQDMDFDAVFIAGGFPAGAILIRQIREMGFNQPIFTGGALNSPKLMEIAGKAAEGVVSASHFSMSDPIPEMAAFVAKYRARFKEEPEQNSARSYEAVSLLAQSLEKSKSFNPVVVASTFKVYKQWRGLTGLYDFTRYGDVTGHKLYLETVKNGKFELLID; encoded by the coding sequence ATGTCGTGCCAGGACGGGCAGTCAACCGGGGCTGTCCGCAACGCCCGCGTGATGGACAGCGGGGAGGCGGTGATCGGCATTGTCTATCCCCGGGAGAAGACCGGCGAATCCTTCGCCAACGGCGCGCTTCTGGCGGTGGATGAGATTAACGCACGCGGCGGGATAATGGGAAAGAAGCTGGCGCTGGAGATAATGGACGACCGGGGGGACCCCAGGGTCAGCGTGGAGATGGCGAAAAAAATAGCGAAAGACATGGACATCATCGCCGTCATCGGCCATCTTTCATCCGACGCGGCCATAGCCTCATCGCTGGCATATCATATCAATGACATGCTGTTCATGGCGCCCCAGGCCGCATCGCCATACCTTACGATGCACAAGTTCGAGACCGTTTTCCGCACCATTTCCAGCGACAGGCTGGTGGCGGCTAAGGCCCTTGAGTACATGAAGAATAAAGGACTGACCAAGTTGATCATCGCCAACGAACAGTCCAGGTACGGAGTTGACCTTTCGCACTTGATGATCGCGCATTCAAAGGAGTTCGGGATTACCGTGGTATCGCAGAAAAATTACTTTAACGCCGACACGGATTTCCGGCGCGGGCTGATCGGGATGCAGGACATGGACTTTGACGCGGTTTTCATAGCCGGCGGCTTTCCGGCGGGGGCGATCCTGATCCGGCAGATAAGGGAGATGGGCTTTAATCAGCCGATTTTCACCGGCGGCGCCCTGAACTCCCCGAAACTTATGGAGATCGCCGGAAAAGCCGCCGAAGGGGTGGTGTCCGCCAGCCATTTTTCCATGAGCGACCCCATTCCGGAGATGGCGGCCTTCGTCGCCAAATACAGGGCGCGCTTTAAGGAGGAGCCGGAGCAGAATTCCGCGCGCAGTTACGAGGCGGTGTCGTTGCTGGCGCAGTCGCTTGAAAAATCGAAAAGTTTCAATCCCGTGGTAGTGGCCTCCACCTTCAAGGTGTACAAGCAGTGGCGCGGGCTCACGGGGCTGTATGATTTCACCCGTTACGGAGACGTAACAGGGCACAAGCTGTATCTGGAAACGGTGAAGAACGGCAAGTTTGAGCTTTTGATCGACTGA
- a CDS encoding DUF697 domain-containing protein, with the protein MNETLENKPSAVSGNLEDDAMGIVRKHVYAAMGFGLLPIPGFDIVAMTGTQLNLVRMLSNLYGVGFKKEAVKGIIGSLVGGFTPVAFAAPVASLLKLIPVVGQTAGGLSLSLTGGASTYALGKVFIQHFASGGTMLTFDPAAMKNYYTEKYCEGIKVASEMKEAKAKGA; encoded by the coding sequence ATGAACGAGACTCTGGAAAACAAACCTTCGGCGGTGAGTGGTAATTTGGAAGATGATGCCATGGGAATAGTCCGAAAGCACGTTTACGCGGCCATGGGTTTCGGGCTTCTGCCAATCCCCGGTTTTGACATTGTGGCCATGACCGGCACACAGCTGAACCTCGTGAGGATGCTGTCGAACCTTTACGGCGTCGGCTTTAAGAAAGAGGCGGTCAAGGGGATCATCGGTTCGCTTGTGGGCGGGTTCACTCCGGTCGCTTTCGCGGCTCCGGTGGCATCGCTGCTCAAGCTGATACCCGTGGTCGGCCAGACGGCCGGCGGGCTTTCCCTTTCACTCACCGGCGGCGCATCTACGTACGCCCTGGGCAAGGTGTTCATCCAGCACTTTGCGTCCGGCGGAACGATGCTCACCTTCGATCCGGCCGCGATGAAGAACTATTACACCGAGAAGTACTGCGAGGGGATCAAGGTCGCCTCCGAAATGAAGGAAGCGAAGGCCAAAGGCGCCTGA
- a CDS encoding cyclic peptide export ABC transporter encodes MTNINRGYGFSTIVNFYRREVESPGTRILIMATVSGISGAVLLGLINMAAQMASEREIHARLFSLFIAALLLYIYTRRFALEEATSGAEVAVNKVRVRITDKLRRADLQFIEGVGDTKIYTRISQETALLSQAAFIIVDALQSVILLVACFAYIFIISGLAFMMTVAAIAVGISLYFVNTKEINREMRQAAAKEEEFFELLSHVLAGFKEIKLNHRRNEEIYRVIKGVADETQRLKLNTNSKFLVDYMFGQVFFYALLGVMVFVLPAMVEIDAKDVAKLASTLLFIIGPLTAAVSSVQIFSKTSISIENLYSLEEMIDNSTKLAASAPPPPVTPAFELITLENLVFNYMDQTGASAFQVGPVDMEIKRGETIFLVGGNGSGKSTLLKLMTGLYNPRSGKIKIDGKFVEASGMQGYREYFTAIFGDFHLFDRLYGLEGVADGRVDELLRLVMLEKKTEFRDGKFSNLELSTGQRKRLALVVSFLEDKPIYVFDEWAADQDPEFRRFFYDTILSGLKERGKTVIAVSHDDRYFKHADRTLRMDYGRVVEATDNR; translated from the coding sequence ATGACGAACATAAACCGCGGTTACGGATTCTCCACGATCGTTAATTTCTACAGGAGGGAGGTGGAGTCCCCCGGAACCAGGATACTGATAATGGCCACGGTGTCCGGCATTTCCGGAGCCGTGCTGCTGGGCCTTATCAACATGGCGGCGCAGATGGCCTCTGAGCGGGAGATACACGCCCGGCTGTTCTCGTTGTTCATCGCCGCGCTCCTTCTTTACATATACACCAGAAGATTCGCCCTCGAAGAGGCCACCAGCGGGGCCGAAGTGGCGGTGAACAAGGTTCGGGTGCGGATCACGGACAAACTGCGCCGGGCGGACCTGCAATTCATCGAGGGAGTCGGGGACACCAAGATATACACCCGGATAAGCCAGGAGACCGCGCTGTTGTCCCAGGCCGCGTTCATCATCGTGGACGCGCTGCAGTCGGTGATACTGCTTGTGGCGTGCTTTGCCTACATATTCATTATATCCGGCCTTGCGTTCATGATGACAGTCGCGGCGATCGCCGTGGGCATTTCCCTCTATTTCGTGAACACCAAGGAAATAAACAGGGAGATGCGGCAGGCCGCCGCCAAGGAAGAGGAGTTTTTCGAGCTGCTCAGCCACGTGCTGGCGGGATTTAAGGAGATAAAGCTAAACCACAGGCGCAACGAGGAGATTTACCGGGTCATAAAGGGAGTGGCGGACGAGACCCAGCGGCTCAAGCTGAACACCAACAGCAAGTTTCTTGTGGACTACATGTTCGGCCAGGTGTTCTTTTACGCATTGCTGGGCGTAATGGTCTTCGTGCTGCCGGCGATGGTGGAGATAGACGCAAAGGACGTGGCCAAGCTTGCCTCCACGCTTCTTTTCATCATCGGGCCGCTGACGGCGGCGGTGTCGTCCGTGCAGATATTCTCCAAGACCTCCATTTCCATAGAAAACCTGTACTCGCTGGAGGAAATGATAGACAACTCCACGAAGCTCGCCGCTTCCGCCCCCCCGCCCCCCGTCACCCCGGCCTTTGAGCTGATAACCCTGGAGAACCTGGTGTTCAATTATATGGACCAGACCGGCGCGAGCGCGTTCCAGGTGGGGCCTGTGGACATGGAGATAAAGCGGGGAGAGACCATATTTCTGGTGGGCGGCAACGGATCGGGCAAGTCCACGCTGTTAAAGCTTATGACGGGGCTTTACAATCCGCGGTCGGGCAAAATAAAGATAGACGGGAAATTTGTGGAGGCCTCCGGAATGCAGGGATACCGGGAGTATTTCACCGCGATCTTCGGCGATTTCCACCTTTTCGACAGGCTTTACGGGCTTGAGGGGGTGGCCGACGGGAGGGTGGACGAGCTTTTGCGCCTGGTGATGCTGGAAAAGAAGACCGAATTCAGGGACGGCAAGTTTTCCAACCTGGAGCTTTCCACCGGGCAGCGCAAAAGGCTGGCCCTGGTGGTGTCGTTCCTGGAGGACAAACCCATATATGTGTTTGACGAGTGGGCGGCCGACCAGGATCCGGAGTTCCGCCGGTTTTTCTACGACACCATCCTGTCCGGGCTCAAGGAGCGGGGGAAGACCGTGATAGCCGTCTCGCACGACGACCGTTATTTCAAGCACGCCGACAGGACGTTGCGCATGGACTACGGCCGGGTTGTGGAAGCCACCGATAACAGATAA